A genomic stretch from Verrucomicrobiia bacterium includes:
- a CDS encoding ABC transporter ATP-binding protein has product MEPVIHARGLAKSFRNGAIALNGFHLHVGTGEVFGLIGRNGAGKTTALRLLMGLLRPDRGEARILGRSLWEAGRDHRQRIAYLSQSQQLPDWMSLEDLNRFTSRLYDRWDANLLRDLTRRWDLPRTTAIARLSGGNQRLAALALALASRPEVILLDEPAAGLDPIARRELNQCLIEALLHGDGCTILLSTHLLGDLERLATRVGIMDHGRVVADGVVEDWQRTMRRVQVVFPGDAPPPNFAIPGALRSTSLGPVVTALARVTDEGQLAGVRGLPGARVYVFPLTLEELFVDWFRDPQAADDPVTDSGDAG; this is encoded by the coding sequence ATGGAGCCCGTGATCCATGCGCGGGGTCTGGCCAAGTCCTTTCGCAACGGGGCCATTGCGCTCAACGGATTCCATCTGCACGTCGGCACCGGGGAGGTGTTCGGGCTCATTGGCCGCAACGGCGCCGGCAAGACCACCGCGCTGCGCCTGTTGATGGGGCTGCTGCGTCCGGACCGCGGGGAGGCGCGGATTCTCGGGCGAAGCCTTTGGGAGGCGGGTCGGGACCACCGGCAGCGCATCGCCTACCTGTCGCAGAGCCAGCAGTTGCCGGACTGGATGTCGCTGGAGGACCTCAACCGGTTCACCAGCCGGCTCTACGACCGTTGGGATGCCAATCTGCTGCGCGACCTGACCCGTCGCTGGGACCTGCCGCGGACAACGGCGATTGCCCGGCTTTCCGGGGGCAATCAACGCCTCGCCGCGCTGGCCCTCGCTCTCGCTTCGCGCCCTGAGGTGATCCTGCTCGATGAGCCCGCCGCCGGGCTCGATCCGATTGCCCGGCGCGAGCTCAACCAGTGTCTGATTGAGGCGCTGCTCCATGGAGACGGCTGCACGATCCTGCTTTCCACCCACCTGCTGGGGGACCTGGAGCGTCTGGCCACACGGGTGGGGATCATGGACCACGGACGCGTCGTCGCCGACGGGGTGGTGGAAGACTGGCAGCGTACCATGCGACGGGTGCAGGTCGTATTTCCGGGCGATGCGCCGCCCCCCAATTTTGCGATTCCGGGTGCCCTGCGGTCCACGTCACTGGGACCGGTGGTGACGGCCCTGGCGCGGGTGACGGACGAGGGGCAGCTCGCCGGGGTGCGGGGCCTGCCGGGTGCCCGGGTGTACGTGTTTCCGCTCACCCTCGAGGAGCTGTTTGTGGACTGGTTCCGGGACCCGCAGGCTGCGGACGATCCGGTCACGGATTCCGGCGACGCCGGATAG
- a CDS encoding GntR family transcriptional regulator yields MNPKLHLHIDERSGVPVYRQMMDQIKYYVAGATLRPGDQIPSIRELAAALAVNPTTVVKAYTELEREGVIEKRHGKGAFIAPAAPLLTQSEQEGALRRSAKQLAVEATQLQVPTPKVITVVREEMSALGPARGDESEPVKFAVMAGGH; encoded by the coding sequence ATGAACCCCAAGTTGCATCTGCACATTGACGAACGGTCCGGGGTGCCGGTGTACCGGCAGATGATGGACCAGATCAAATACTACGTGGCCGGCGCCACGTTGCGGCCGGGCGATCAGATCCCGTCCATCCGCGAGCTCGCCGCCGCCTTGGCGGTCAACCCCACCACCGTGGTGAAGGCCTACACCGAGCTGGAGCGGGAGGGCGTGATCGAGAAGCGTCACGGGAAGGGGGCCTTTATTGCGCCGGCCGCCCCGTTGCTGACCCAATCGGAGCAGGAAGGCGCGCTCCGCCGGTCTGCCAAACAACTGGCCGTGGAGGCGACGCAGTTGCAGGTGCCGACGCCCAAGGTGATCACGGTGGTGCGGGAGGAGATGAGTGCGTTGGGACCGGCACGTGGGGATGAGTCCGAGCCGGTGAAGTTCGCCGTGATGGCGGGCGGCCACTGA